From Halorubrum sp. PV6:
GGCTACCGGAAACGTGGCGACCGACACCCGCGCTCTACCGTGACGTGGAAACAGAAAGGCATCAAACACGACGCTAAACATGGCCAACTTCGCCTCTCGAAAGGCTGGAACCTGAAGGATAGACGGTCTGACTTCACCCTCGCCGAGTACGAAACCCGTCCCGACGTAGAGGTTGAGAACATCCAGCAAGTGCGTGCCGTCTGGAACGGCGACGAGTGGGAACTCCACCTCGTCTGCAAGAAGGAAATCCCCGTTGAGGACGCACCCGGCGACAACACGGTGGGAATCGACCTCGGTATCAGCAACTACCTCGCTATCGACTACGAGGATGGCCCCTCGGAGCTATATCCGGGGAACACGCTGAAAGAAGACAAACACTACTTTACCCGCGGCGAGTACCAGACCGAGGGTGAGAACGGGCCGTCGAAGCGTGCGCGGAAGGCTCGACAGAAACTCTCCCGACGCAAAGACCACTTCCTCCACACCCTGTCGAAACACATCGTCCAGCGGTGTGTCGAAGAAGACGTAGAGAAGATAGCAGTTGGTGACCTTAGCGACATCCGCGAGGATGAGAACGGCGACTCGCGGAACTGGGGTGCGTCGGGGAACAAGAAACTCCACGGATGGGAGTTTCACCGCATCACGAACCTGCTCGAATACAAGGCCGAAGAACACGGCATCCTCGTTGACCGAGTGGACGAGGAGAACACGAGCAAGACGTGTTCGTGTTGTGGGCAGATTCGGGACAGTAGCCGCGTAGAGCGCGGTCTGTACGTCTGTTCGTCGTGCGAGACGACGATGAACGCGGACGTGAACGGTGCGGTGAATATTCGCCGTAAGATAACTCAGAGTCTCCCGACGGGGGATATGAGTAACGGCTGGTTGGCACAGCCCGGAGTCTTCCTGTTCGACCGCGAGAGCGGGTCGTTCAACACGAGAGAGCAGGGAGTCTGCAAACCCTAATATCCCAACGCTCGGGATTCCTCCGCCTTCAGGCGGAGGAGGATGTCAAGCGAGACTCCGGTGTAGAGACGAGAAGGTGGGTGACTTACGAAAATGCCGTTCAAAGTCGATTTCCTTGACGATGGTCGCGTCCTCGAGTGGGAGGCGACCAACG
This genomic window contains:
- a CDS encoding RNA-guided endonuclease TnpB family protein — translated: MLETTRTYVARVTNQSQVRDDLDQCGFSASKLWNVGRYYIQQRWDDDGEIPDEAELKSELKDHERYSDLHSQSSQRVLEELAEAFTGWYNSDDGDNPPGYRKRGDRHPRSTVTWKQKGIKHDAKHGQLRLSKGWNLKDRRSDFTLAEYETRPDVEVENIQQVRAVWNGDEWELHLVCKKEIPVEDAPGDNTVGIDLGISNYLAIDYEDGPSELYPGNTLKEDKHYFTRGEYQTEGENGPSKRARKARQKLSRRKDHFLHTLSKHIVQRCVEEDVEKIAVGDLSDIREDENGDSRNWGASGNKKLHGWEFHRITNLLEYKAEEHGILVDRVDEENTSKTCSCCGQIRDSSRVERGLYVCSSCETTMNADVNGAVNIRRKITQSLPTGDMSNGWLAQPGVFLFDRESGSFNTREQGVCKP